The sequence below is a genomic window from Sulfuracidifex metallicus DSM 6482 = JCM 9184.
AGAAATTAGGAAATAAGGGGTCTTAGCGCCATTCTCAAAACTATCTAATTTTGCTATCCCTTTCTTGTACAAGTTCATTACTTGCAGTGCTGTAAGGACTCTAAACTTATCCTCTTTATCAATACTTAGAACAAAGTATACCCTTCCTGCTACACTATACTTAAACCCCAAATCAACCTTAGTCTTAAGGATTGCATCTACTGGTTTACCGTATCGGAAAATACATCTCAAGAACTCCCAGAACTCACACACTACCCAGGAGTATCGGACGGGGGTTATTAACTTCGGTGCCAATTATTTTTGCCCTCTATTTCCTATTTTATTCACATACCGTCTTAATAATCATCCTGGATGGAGTTATGGTAGGCCCTTCAAACATGCTCCTAGACGTATTCACGGAGAGGGGAATTTACCACAAAGTTAACGGAAGGTGGAGGAGATTTGCCTTGGCAAACTTCTCTTATGATAACCCCATTGTAAACGGGTTAGCAATATTGTTGGGAGTTATAATGCTGTTTGCGGCAACACAACTATGATTACTACTACCACTATTATCATTATTACAACTATTATTCCTAATGGGATAATATACGAAAAGAGAAAGATTTTTAAATACATTTTCTATATCTTTTATCGTGGTTTGTAAGGAATGGAAATTAAGGATAATGTTCAGTAAGAGGATAAGTAACCTTGATGAGTTAGCTGATTACCTTCTAGATACTTTTTCAAACGATAAGTTAGTTATGCTTATCTTAGATAAGATTTTATTATTGCTAGATAATCCCTTCAAATATTCCAGGGAAAAGTTAGGAAAGGATAAGCATGGCAATCCAATGTTCTCCATAGAAGTAACTGGAGATATAAGAATACTTTACAGTGTGGATTCAAAAAATTGTGTAGTTTTTATTTGGGAGATTGGGTCTCATAAGAAGGTTTACGGACGTTAGTTCTCTCCTTAGCTTTCTTTTCCACAATCTCCTTAAGCTTAATTACTTCATCTTTACTTAGCTCCGCATAATAATATTCTCCGTCTTTACCAGTCTTCATATGTGTAAACTTCTCACAGAGACTATTAAAACAATGTGCTAATCGAGTTTCTCTTATCGAATTTTGAAAAATTGGATTGAAAGTAGTATAAGCGCTTATCCTTGGATCCCAGCTTCAAAGTCTCGTTAGAAAAATTGAATAAACTCTCCAGTTTACTGAGAGGAATTCAACCAATAATAATAACTACTACTAAGAGTTCTGAGCTACAAAAAGCAGGAGTGAAAGTTTAGGGCAGGGTAAATGAAGTGTGTAAGGCCTCATCTTTCTCTTCATAATAAATTCCCTAAGAATTATTCGATTTCTCTTTTTCCGTCTCTTTTTGTAGTTCCTTTCTTGCTTCACTCTCAACTTCTGCCATAAATTCATCTAATTCATCAGCTTTTACCAACTCCCTATTAATTTCTGCCATACCTTTCATAAACTCTATCATTTCATTTTGGTGGTCTCTAACTTCTTCCAAATACTTTTCATCTATTTCCTCCCTCCCTACTATATAATCAGCAGTTTCAGCAGCCCTAGCTAAATAGGCTGTGTATAGCAAACTATCGAAAAGTTCTTGGAAACCTAGATCTAGCATTGTTATTACTTGATCGATTAAATATGGTTTTTCTTTGTAGAAGTTTAATAATAGCTCGCTTTCATTTGGCAAGTTTTTGCAAATCTCGTCTTCCATGCGTTTTTCTATACACTTTTCAATTATATCAAGTAGTTATTTGTATACGTCTTTAAATTGGACTGCGGCTGTAATTCTCTTTCTCAATTCTAGTAGTTTATCATAGCTTCTTTGATTAGGTGACTCTCTTAAATATTCCGATAAGCTTTTATAAATTTCCGCTAAAGGTTTTTCCGTGATTTGTTCTAAGAGTTTCGCGGTTGCTAACAGAAGATCTGGAATTTGAGATCTTCCCATAGGGTCGTGACCTAATTTTTCGATAATCTTCTCACGGTTTAAGGCTTGTCTTATTAAGATATTCAATGAATTAATCATTTTCTGAAAATGTCTCGGTGCTTTAACATGTCCCTTCTTTACTACGGATATCAAAAGGGCCGGATAAATTATCAGTGTACCATACGTTGCAAGAAAGGCCTTACTTAAGGTTTCGAAAGATCTCGCAATATTAAAAATCTTTTGCTCCTCTAGAGACTTTATGTCTGAATACGGTTTTTCTCCTTTCTGAATATTTTCGTATATAGCTAGTGTAGTATCGAAAAAGCTTAAGGAGTTTAAGAGGAAGTTAACAAAAGTCGACTTCCTCTTCTTCATTCTTGTAACCTACTTAAAACTTTGTCTCTTATCATGGAATATTTAGCGTATTCCGGGTATTTCTTGTAGACGTAGTTTAGAATCTCAGTCCTACTCTTCTTAACCCATTCTCTGAAAAACATCTCAATCTCCTTTTCCTCTTCCTCAGGCTTTAACTCAAGCTTTAAAACGTAATTCCTCTTGTACCCTATTATTGCTCCGCTCAATGGATCTCTTACTTCCTCCTCTTCAACATCGACCTCTCCTAATTCGATTAGTTTATCAATATAATCTTGTAGTTTTGATGAATAAGGACCGAAGAACCAAGGCTTAAAATCCAGTCCTAGTTGAATCTCTTTCTCCTTCTCAAGTAAAAAGAAAATCTTCTGCAGTTTAGTTGCAGTAACCTCTGTATTCTCCTCTTTAGCAATGTAAAGCAATAATTTAATTAAGCGATAAATTCTGTCATCGATTAACATAACCAGTAACCCTAATATTAAAATACACGGAGTGCATAAAAAATTTAGACAGAAAGTTAGGGGTCGGACTTTCATAGGTTTTCGTGATATTTCATATCAACAAGACAAGGCAGGAGCTTTGAGGCTTAACGCTTTATCACAAGCCCTAACTTACCTATCGAATTTATTTTAATAAGCTTATTAAACGGCCCATAACACATGTTATTGGACGTATTCACGGGAAGAGGAATATACGTAAAGAGGAACGGGAAGTGGAAAAGATTTGCACTAGCCCACTTCTCTTACGATAACCCTGCAGTAAACGGGATGACAATCCTCTTAGGAGTTATAATGCTATTTGCAGCAATGGAGTTACACACTTACCATTATTATCATTACTACAAATAGTATTTCTAACGAGATAATAAATGTACAAAAATAAAAACAGAAAGGTGTTTAAATGTGTTTTTACAGAAGTAGAAATGGGGGTCGGGGGATGAGGAGGGTCAGAGTTGACCTATGATAGGTTACCCGGAGTCTGACCCGACCCCCCGCCCATTTTAATCTTAACCTTAC
It includes:
- a CDS encoding type II toxin-antitoxin system RelE/ParE family toxin; translated protein: MVCKEWKLRIMFSKRISNLDELADYLLDTFSNDKLVMLILDKILLLLDNPFKYSREKLGKDKHGNPMFSIEVTGDIRILYSVDSKNCVVFIWEIGSHKKVYGR
- a CDS encoding conjugal transfer protein, whose protein sequence is MLIDDRIYRLIKLLLYIAKEENTEVTATKLQKIFFLLEKEKEIQLGLDFKPWFFGPYSSKLQDYIDKLIELGEVDVEEEEVRDPLSGAIIGYKRNYVLKLELKPEEEEKEIEMFFREWVKKSRTEILNYVYKKYPEYAKYSMIRDKVLSRLQE
- a CDS encoding nuclease, whose product is MCEFWEFLRCIFRYGKPVDAILKTKVDLGFKYSVAGRVYFVLSIDKEDKFRVLTALQVMNLYKKGIAKLDSFENGAKTPYFLISRDQWKPFRELIVGIKNWYSTISEEFMYRVSGK